A single region of the Bacillus cereus genome encodes:
- a CDS encoding ABC transporter permease: MTFSMRRFSAIFRKELQDFKTNSQTLIMLVMPLVFSVLFSRSDNMREVGASTLTAMALVMVGGFVQAMLIAEEKEKNTLRVLMLSPASSIEVLIGKSSLTGMITVAICFINLLILGKLEGNFALLLLIFVLGMLIFNLIGTCIGLLAQNVPQTSTIGLPILMTFLFGDLIGMFVKNEVVTKIIDYLPTRHIGLAVSSVIKGGGFSAITSNLLNITIWLVAVLVITLFIYRKKQMD; this comes from the coding sequence ATGACATTTTCAATGAGACGATTTTCAGCGATTTTCCGGAAAGAGTTACAGGATTTTAAAACGAATTCACAAACTTTAATTATGTTGGTAATGCCACTTGTCTTTTCGGTATTATTTAGTCGTTCAGATAATATGAGAGAAGTTGGAGCAAGTACGTTAACTGCGATGGCGTTAGTTATGGTTGGAGGTTTTGTACAGGCGATGCTTATCGCTGAAGAGAAGGAAAAAAATACGCTTCGTGTTCTTATGCTATCACCAGCATCATCTATTGAAGTATTAATTGGTAAAAGTTCATTAACAGGTATGATTACAGTTGCAATCTGTTTTATTAATCTACTTATTTTAGGTAAATTAGAAGGTAATTTTGCATTATTATTACTCATCTTTGTTCTTGGAATGTTAATATTTAATCTCATTGGTACTTGTATCGGATTATTAGCTCAAAATGTACCGCAAACATCAACAATTGGATTACCAATATTAATGACATTTCTTTTCGGTGATTTAATTGGAATGTTTGTGAAGAATGAAGTCGTTACAAAAATAATCGATTATTTACCAACTCGTCATATCGGTCTTGCAGTTAGCAGTGTTATAAAAGGTGGAGGTTTTAGTGCAATTACTAGTAATTTATTGAACATAACTATTTGGTTAGTTGCAGTACTTGTTATTACGCTCTTCATTTATAGAAAGAAACAAATGGACTAA
- a CDS encoding ABC transporter ATP-binding protein, with product MTLAIEMKDVMKSFNEKTALRNVNIEVKQGEIFGFLGPSGSGKTTTVKILTSQLLHSVGTVKVLGKDITGPSSIDYKRIGILTDNSGLYERLSIYDNLLLFCDLYNCKKERIDEVLSQVNLLDDKKTQVKKLSKGMKQRVTLARAILHKPDILFLDEPTSALDPVNVQNIHKILKDLNKEGTTIFLTTHNMDEAETLCNRIAFLCGGEIVALDTPENLRLQYAKDQIQVVLKDKQKEVVQKDELGAKRISEWMKKGELLSIHSHEPTLGDIFIEVTGRGL from the coding sequence ATGACATTGGCAATTGAAATGAAAGATGTAATGAAAAGTTTCAACGAAAAAACAGCACTTCGAAATGTAAATATTGAGGTGAAGCAAGGAGAAATTTTCGGATTCCTTGGACCGAGCGGATCCGGTAAAACAACAACAGTAAAGATTTTAACTTCTCAATTACTTCATAGCGTTGGAACTGTAAAAGTGTTAGGGAAAGACATTACAGGACCAAGTAGCATCGATTACAAACGAATCGGTATTTTAACAGACAATAGCGGCTTATATGAAAGACTTAGCATCTATGATAACTTACTATTATTTTGCGACTTATACAATTGTAAAAAAGAACGAATTGATGAAGTACTATCGCAAGTGAATCTATTAGATGATAAAAAAACACAAGTAAAAAAATTATCAAAAGGAATGAAGCAGCGCGTCACATTAGCTAGAGCGATCCTTCACAAACCAGATATCCTCTTCTTAGACGAACCAACATCCGCACTTGATCCGGTAAACGTACAAAACATTCATAAAATCTTAAAAGACTTAAATAAAGAAGGAACGACGATTTTCTTAACGACGCACAATATGGACGAAGCAGAAACACTTTGTAACCGCATTGCCTTTCTGTGCGGCGGAGAAATTGTAGCTCTTGATACACCGGAAAACCTGCGTTTACAATACGCGAAGGACCAAATACAAGTCGTATTAAAAGATAAGCAAAAAGAAGTCGTGCAAAAAGATGAATTAGGTGCAAAACGCATTTCAGAATGGATGAAAAAGGGCGAATTACTATCTATTCATTCACATGAGCCAACGTTAGGCGATATCTTTATTGAAGTTACTGGGAGGGGACTATAA
- a CDS encoding LytTR family transcriptional regulator DNA-binding domain-containing protein translates to MALLELKQLGKTNQLPAVELQVEKGQCVVLQCNNHTAKVLHRIIIGEEEASSGSVLFEGEPIGKKVYSRIGFCFLKDEAYDRLKVKEYFKFLLGLYESNISMEEVVQYVGLLDKLNVKIEKLSFSEKRRLHLGRVMIHNPDLVILEEPEQNVDTESTIIIRKAIMKMKERGKAIFITSSFLSDALSLTEDVYILNQDGVKKVEIEQEEVEEADEEKVVQMIPQMKLERIPAKVNDKIILLDPMEIHFIETQNGVTHIHVREGDFVCALTLSELEVRLTGFGFFRCHRSYLVNLQRVREVITWTRNSFSLILDDERKSSIPLSKGRMDELKGVIGL, encoded by the coding sequence ATGGCGTTATTGGAGTTGAAACAATTAGGGAAGACGAACCAGTTACCGGCAGTTGAACTGCAGGTTGAAAAAGGACAATGTGTTGTTTTGCAGTGTAATAACCATACAGCTAAAGTGTTGCATCGCATTATTATCGGAGAAGAAGAGGCTTCTTCGGGCAGTGTGTTATTTGAAGGGGAGCCGATTGGAAAGAAAGTATATTCACGCATCGGTTTTTGTTTTTTGAAAGATGAAGCATATGACCGTTTGAAGGTGAAGGAATACTTCAAGTTTTTATTAGGGCTTTATGAATCAAATATAAGTATGGAAGAAGTAGTGCAATATGTTGGTCTCCTAGATAAGTTGAACGTTAAAATAGAAAAATTGTCATTTTCAGAGAAACGTCGTCTTCATCTTGGGCGAGTTATGATTCATAATCCGGATTTAGTTATTTTGGAAGAGCCAGAGCAAAATGTAGATACAGAGAGTACGATTATTATTCGGAAAGCGATTATGAAAATGAAAGAGCGAGGAAAGGCGATCTTTATTACGTCATCTTTCTTATCGGACGCTCTTTCGCTAACAGAGGATGTGTACATATTAAATCAAGACGGTGTAAAAAAAGTAGAGATCGAGCAAGAAGAAGTGGAAGAGGCTGATGAGGAAAAAGTAGTTCAAATGATTCCGCAAATGAAACTTGAAAGAATACCAGCGAAAGTGAACGATAAAATCATTTTACTGGATCCAATGGAGATTCATTTCATTGAAACGCAAAATGGAGTGACGCATATTCATGTGCGCGAAGGAGATTTCGTATGCGCATTAACATTAAGTGAACTAGAAGTGAGATTAACAGGATTCGGATTCTTTAGATGCCATCGCTCGTACCTCGTCAATTTACAAAGAGTACGAGAAGTCATTACTTGGACTCGTAACAGTTTTAGCTTAATTTTGGATGACGAAAGAAAAAGTTCAATCCCGCTTTCAAAAGGACGAATGGATGAATTAAAAGGAGTAATTGGGCTATAA
- a CDS encoding long-chain fatty acid--CoA ligase, producing MMMDVPLLIPSMMERAEKYFSKKEVVSRTASRIHTLTYGEIAKRTRRLASVLNRMGIEQGDKVGTIAWNHHRHLEAYFAIPGIGAVLHTINLRLSADHISYIINHAEDKIILVDEDMVPILERIQHEIPHIKAFIIMTDDHKLPHTTLSPAYHYDQLLEEGDETFPFVKDLDEKEPAGMCYTSATTGKPKGVVYTHRSIALHSYTLGLADGGNISEVDTCMPVVPMFHVNAWGLPFASTWFGTKLVLPGPHFTPEILAELIESEKVTITAGVPTIWIGLLQELEKHPYDISSVKTIWSGGSAAPQSMIRTYEEKYEIAFRQIYGMTETSPAVVINCPKSYQRDLPKEEYYNLRSRQGYLFPGLEMKVIGQDGEIKWDGEEMGELCLRGPWIAGSYYKDERTEESMKDGWLHTGDIVTVDSEGFIKIADRTKDLIKSGGEWISSVDLENALMSHDNVLEASVVAVPHEKWQERPVACVVLKEGQAVEREELYSLLEAEFPKWWIPDDILFVNEIPKTSVGKFLKRALRDQLKTYMVEQK from the coding sequence ATGATGATGGATGTACCACTTCTCATTCCATCCATGATGGAACGAGCGGAGAAATATTTTTCGAAAAAGGAAGTTGTCTCACGGACTGCATCGCGTATTCATACATTAACATACGGAGAAATTGCAAAGCGGACGAGAAGGCTTGCTAGTGTATTAAATCGAATGGGAATTGAACAAGGGGATAAAGTAGGGACAATTGCTTGGAACCATCATAGGCATTTGGAAGCATACTTTGCGATTCCAGGAATCGGAGCGGTGTTACATACAATTAATTTAAGGCTTTCCGCTGACCACATTTCATATATTATTAATCATGCAGAAGATAAAATCATTCTTGTCGATGAAGATATGGTACCTATATTAGAGCGTATTCAACACGAAATCCCGCATATAAAAGCCTTTATTATTATGACAGACGATCATAAACTACCTCACACAACACTATCACCAGCATATCATTATGACCAATTACTCGAAGAAGGCGATGAGACATTTCCGTTTGTAAAAGATTTAGATGAAAAAGAACCAGCCGGTATGTGCTACACATCAGCTACAACAGGAAAACCGAAAGGTGTAGTTTACACACACCGTAGTATTGCGCTCCATAGTTATACACTTGGACTTGCAGATGGCGGGAATATATCAGAAGTAGACACTTGTATGCCTGTCGTTCCAATGTTCCATGTTAATGCATGGGGATTACCGTTTGCGAGTACATGGTTTGGGACGAAACTCGTATTACCAGGACCGCATTTCACACCGGAAATTTTAGCGGAGTTAATTGAAAGTGAGAAAGTAACAATTACGGCTGGTGTGCCGACAATTTGGATTGGCTTATTACAAGAACTTGAAAAGCATCCATATGATATTAGTAGTGTAAAAACGATATGGTCAGGTGGATCAGCGGCTCCGCAAAGTATGATTCGTACGTATGAAGAGAAATATGAAATTGCATTTAGACAAATATATGGAATGACAGAAACAAGTCCTGCTGTTGTAATTAATTGTCCGAAATCATATCAACGCGATTTACCGAAAGAAGAATATTATAACTTGCGCTCTCGCCAAGGATATTTATTCCCTGGGCTAGAAATGAAAGTGATTGGACAAGACGGTGAAATTAAGTGGGACGGGGAAGAAATGGGAGAACTTTGTCTAAGAGGCCCATGGATCGCTGGTAGCTATTATAAAGATGAGCGTACAGAGGAATCGATGAAAGATGGTTGGCTCCATACGGGAGATATCGTTACAGTTGATTCGGAAGGATTTATTAAAATTGCTGATCGCACGAAAGATTTAATTAAAAGCGGCGGTGAGTGGATTTCTTCAGTAGATTTAGAAAACGCTTTAATGTCACACGATAACGTATTAGAAGCATCTGTTGTGGCAGTTCCGCATGAAAAATGGCAAGAACGTCCCGTTGCTTGTGTCGTATTAAAAGAAGGACAAGCAGTAGAAAGAGAAGAGCTGTATTCTTTATTAGAAGCCGAATTCCCGAAATGGTGGATACCAGATGATATTTTATTTGTAAATGAAATTCCGAAAACATCTGTAGGAAAATTCCTGAAAAGAGCACTTCGTGATCAGCTCAAGACTTATATGGTGGAGCAAAAATAG
- the spoIID gene encoding stage II sporulation protein D, with protein MKFSKPLFITVALLIALVIIVPAALVIPFAKAKVGEEAASKTPPAIESIPAPGKVDTAVQVAVYRDQQKKVETLPMEEYVTGVVASEMNASFEIEALKAQALAARTFVVQRMLSGGKKNNADVTDTVKDQVYKSKEELKKQWGNNYENNLKKIEEAVSKTAGQVLTYDGKPISASFFSTSNGRTENAADYWGNDYPYLKSVDSPWDQASPKFTSEQTFTVADFQKRLGVKVLADGKVGDIKDLTEGKRVKDVAFQGKTLTGKEVREKLDLRSSDFTWKQQGDKIVVTTKGFGHGVGMSQYGANGMAAEGKKYTDIVAHYYKGVEIKTMNDYEGKLMVKK; from the coding sequence ATGAAATTTTCAAAGCCACTTTTCATTACAGTAGCGCTTTTAATAGCGCTCGTTATCATTGTACCTGCTGCTCTTGTTATTCCGTTTGCGAAAGCAAAAGTAGGGGAAGAAGCAGCTTCTAAAACTCCTCCAGCGATAGAAAGTATACCAGCTCCAGGGAAAGTGGATACAGCGGTTCAGGTTGCTGTATATCGTGATCAGCAGAAGAAGGTAGAAACATTACCTATGGAGGAGTATGTGACCGGTGTAGTAGCTTCTGAGATGAATGCCAGCTTTGAAATAGAGGCGCTAAAGGCGCAGGCATTAGCAGCGAGAACATTTGTAGTCCAGCGCATGCTAAGCGGAGGTAAGAAAAACAATGCGGACGTGACAGATACGGTGAAAGATCAAGTGTACAAAAGCAAAGAAGAATTGAAGAAACAATGGGGTAATAACTACGAAAATAATTTAAAGAAAATCGAGGAAGCCGTTTCGAAAACCGCAGGACAAGTTTTAACGTATGATGGAAAACCAATTTCAGCTTCTTTCTTCTCAACGAGTAACGGCCGGACAGAAAATGCAGCTGATTATTGGGGAAATGATTATCCGTACCTGAAAAGCGTAGATAGTCCGTGGGATCAAGCATCTCCAAAATTTACGAGCGAGCAAACATTTACAGTAGCTGACTTTCAAAAACGTCTCGGTGTGAAAGTACTAGCGGACGGAAAAGTCGGCGATATTAAAGACCTTACAGAAGGCAAACGAGTAAAAGATGTAGCGTTTCAAGGAAAAACATTAACAGGAAAAGAAGTACGTGAAAAATTAGATTTACGCTCGTCTGACTTCACGTGGAAACAACAGGGGGATAAAATTGTCGTTACAACGAAAGGATTCGGTCATGGCGTTGGCATGAGCCAATACGGAGCGAATGGCATGGCAGCGGAAGGTAAGAAATATACAGATATCGTCGCTCATTATTATAAAGGCGTTGAAATAAAGACGATGAATGATTATGAAGGAAAATTGATGGTGAAAAAGTAG
- the murA gene encoding UDP-N-acetylglucosamine 1-carboxyvinyltransferase — MEKIIVRGGKRLNGTVRVEGAKNAVLPIIAAALLASDGKNVLSEVPVLSDVYTINEVLRHLNAEVVFENNQVTIDSSKELNIEAPFEYVRKMRASVQVMGPLLARNGRARIALPGGCAIGSRPIDQHLKGFEAMGAKVKVGNGFVEAYVDGELKGAKIYLDFPSVGATENIMSAATLAKGTTILENAAKEPEIVDLANFLNAMGAKVRGAGTGTIRIEGVDKLYGANHPIIPDRIEAGTFMVAAAITGGDILIENAVPEHLRSITAKMEEMGVKIIEENEGIRVIGPDKLKAVDIKTMPHPGFPTDMQSQMMALLLQAEGTSMITETVFENRFMHVEEFRRMNADIKIEGRSVIMNGPNSLQGAEVGATDLRAAAALILAGLVSEGYTRVTELKHLDRGYVNFHKKLAALGATIERVNEKVEEVKEQEVSDLHA; from the coding sequence TTGGAAAAGATCATCGTCCGTGGCGGAAAGCGGTTGAACGGCACAGTGCGTGTTGAGGGCGCAAAAAATGCTGTATTACCTATAATCGCTGCAGCCCTATTAGCGAGTGATGGAAAGAATGTACTATCTGAAGTACCAGTTTTGTCTGATGTATACACAATTAACGAGGTATTACGTCATTTAAATGCTGAAGTCGTATTTGAAAATAACCAAGTAACAATCGATTCTTCTAAAGAATTAAACATTGAAGCACCATTTGAGTATGTACGTAAAATGCGTGCATCTGTCCAAGTAATGGGACCATTATTAGCACGTAACGGTCGTGCTCGTATTGCACTTCCTGGTGGATGTGCAATTGGTTCACGTCCAATTGACCAACATTTAAAAGGCTTCGAAGCAATGGGAGCGAAAGTAAAAGTTGGTAACGGTTTTGTTGAGGCGTACGTAGACGGAGAACTAAAAGGAGCTAAAATCTATTTAGACTTCCCAAGCGTGGGCGCGACAGAAAACATTATGTCTGCAGCGACATTAGCAAAAGGGACAACAATCCTTGAAAACGCAGCGAAAGAACCAGAAATCGTTGACTTAGCTAACTTCTTAAATGCGATGGGAGCGAAAGTACGCGGAGCTGGAACTGGAACGATTCGTATCGAAGGCGTTGATAAATTATATGGTGCAAACCACCCTATTATTCCTGACCGTATTGAAGCAGGAACATTCATGGTCGCAGCAGCAATTACTGGTGGGGACATCTTAATTGAAAATGCTGTACCTGAACATTTACGCTCAATTACAGCGAAAATGGAAGAAATGGGTGTTAAAATTATTGAGGAAAATGAAGGTATACGTGTTATCGGCCCAGATAAGTTAAAAGCGGTTGATATTAAAACTATGCCTCACCCAGGTTTCCCAACAGACATGCAATCACAAATGATGGCATTATTATTACAAGCTGAAGGAACAAGCATGATTACTGAAACGGTATTCGAAAACCGCTTTATGCACGTTGAAGAATTCCGTCGTATGAATGCTGATATTAAAATTGAAGGTCGTTCTGTAATTATGAACGGTCCAAACAGCTTACAAGGTGCTGAAGTAGGCGCGACTGATTTACGTGCAGCAGCAGCATTAATCTTAGCTGGTTTAGTATCAGAAGGTTATACTCGTGTAACAGAGTTAAAACATCTTGACCGTGGCTATGTAAACTTCCATAAGAAATTAGCTGCATTAGGTGCAACTATTGAACGCGTAAACGAAAAAGTAGAAGAAGTGAAAGAACAAGAAGTTTCTGATCTTCACGCTTAA
- a CDS encoding YwmB family TATA-box binding protein, whose amino-acid sequence MKLKAILIVALSVVLFLVGYKEMKPISDEQKMESMIAALEKNDAKVERWSWLARETKTISNIHTFQKLLNDVKEKANIESWELEQSPDGYKATSYKKSSSYEERVVVTWTKENTKENTFIIFEVSGAKWDPKYVQKMNKIFSEKPTIYTCVQGVLNDKIEGVLQNKTNQVLKDLSARAIEQTEERAFVSVSAYNKKWNDALSINREKINVQIAIRSTDNKDTIVVGTPIITSEY is encoded by the coding sequence TTGAAGCTTAAAGCCATTCTTATTGTTGCCTTGAGTGTTGTTTTATTTTTGGTTGGATATAAAGAGATGAAACCTATAAGCGATGAACAGAAGATGGAGAGCATGATCGCAGCTTTAGAGAAGAATGATGCAAAAGTAGAGCGGTGGTCATGGTTAGCGCGAGAAACAAAAACAATTTCTAATATACATACGTTTCAAAAATTGTTAAACGATGTGAAGGAAAAGGCAAATATCGAAAGTTGGGAATTAGAACAATCTCCAGATGGATATAAAGCTACATCCTATAAAAAATCTTCTTCATATGAAGAACGAGTAGTAGTAACTTGGACTAAGGAAAATACTAAAGAAAACACTTTCATTATATTTGAAGTAAGCGGGGCGAAATGGGACCCGAAGTACGTTCAGAAAATGAATAAAATTTTTAGTGAAAAACCTACAATTTACACTTGTGTTCAAGGTGTATTGAATGATAAGATTGAAGGTGTTTTGCAAAATAAAACCAATCAGGTTTTGAAAGATCTTTCAGCAAGAGCGATCGAACAGACAGAAGAAAGAGCATTTGTATCAGTCTCCGCATATAATAAAAAGTGGAATGACGCTCTTTCGATAAATAGAGAGAAAATAAATGTGCAAATAGCAATACGTTCTACAGACAACAAAGATACAATTGTGGTTGGCACACCGATCATAACTTCTGAGTATTGA
- a CDS encoding DUF1146 family protein has protein sequence MAQLLGQQALIAIVSHLLFITITWWALQGIHIERLMKSGKVMQTRVLLILVTIAIGTSVSNFFLDYLGYSKSLTYLVK, from the coding sequence TTGGCACAACTTTTAGGGCAACAAGCACTGATTGCCATTGTTTCGCATTTATTGTTTATTACTATTACGTGGTGGGCCTTGCAAGGTATTCACATTGAGCGTTTAATGAAGTCTGGGAAAGTGATGCAGACGAGAGTATTACTCATCCTAGTTACGATTGCGATTGGGACATCTGTCAGTAACTTTTTCCTTGATTATTTAGGCTATTCAAAGAGTTTAACGTATTTAGTAAAGTAA
- the nuoN gene encoding NADH-quinone oxidoreductase subunit NuoN, producing MNTLLSLSWHLMVPEFIILGAAILLSICDLFFKLNHRHVAIGAIAAVVLAAVSLITLYSEPAGDILNGSFVLDGFSKGFKTLLLIGAALVLCMAMSDDEKDPIEDKGEYYYLMLMALLGAMFMASSVDFITLFVGLELLSLSSYILVGIRKRNRASNEAAMKYVINGGIGTAITLFGMSYLYGITGSTNIVEMQKAFTQGLAGGIQLLLALAFLLLLVGLSFKIATVPFHMWAPDVYEGAATPVTAFLGTISKIAGFLLITRLFLMVFAGVAIQGDAQSLYGRMSIYIAVLASITMIVGNVVALKQYNVKRLFAYSGIAHAGYLLVPLVALSQFTMDSMWFYMLAYMLMNIGVFAIIHGLILQNDKENMTIFTGLYKRSPFTAIVMTIFILSLAGIPGTAGFIGKINIFLGALHVEPAHYVLASIMMGTTVVSFVYYFRILQQMFFRTGETEERLRLPLNIKVVMSLCAISIVILGIMPMIGYNFFYEYFPLMKDFFFLGNVVQ from the coding sequence ATGAATACGTTACTTAGCTTGTCGTGGCATCTGATGGTGCCGGAATTCATTATTCTTGGGGCAGCCATCCTTCTTTCCATATGTGATTTGTTTTTTAAGCTGAACCATAGGCACGTTGCGATTGGTGCAATCGCAGCCGTCGTATTAGCGGCCGTGTCATTAATTACGCTATATAGTGAACCAGCGGGAGATATTTTAAATGGATCGTTTGTGTTAGATGGATTTTCAAAAGGGTTTAAAACGTTGTTATTAATCGGGGCAGCTCTCGTCTTATGTATGGCAATGAGCGATGATGAAAAGGATCCTATCGAGGATAAGGGAGAATATTATTACTTAATGTTAATGGCGCTTCTTGGAGCGATGTTCATGGCTTCAAGCGTTGATTTCATCACACTATTCGTCGGTTTAGAATTGCTGTCGCTTTCTTCCTACATTCTTGTAGGAATCCGGAAAAGAAACCGCGCATCGAATGAGGCGGCGATGAAATACGTCATTAACGGAGGAATTGGAACAGCAATTACGCTCTTTGGAATGAGTTATTTATACGGTATTACAGGATCGACCAACATAGTGGAAATGCAAAAGGCATTTACGCAAGGATTGGCCGGGGGCATTCAGTTATTGTTAGCTCTTGCATTTCTACTTTTGCTCGTTGGACTCTCATTCAAAATTGCAACAGTACCATTTCATATGTGGGCACCGGATGTGTATGAGGGAGCGGCTACACCTGTCACTGCTTTTCTCGGAACGATTTCTAAAATTGCTGGTTTTCTACTCATTACGCGTTTGTTTCTTATGGTGTTTGCAGGCGTGGCAATCCAAGGAGATGCACAATCTTTGTACGGGCGTATGAGTATATACATTGCTGTGCTAGCTAGTATTACGATGATTGTTGGGAATGTAGTAGCATTAAAGCAATACAACGTAAAACGTCTATTTGCTTATTCAGGTATCGCGCATGCTGGGTATTTGCTCGTGCCGCTTGTGGCGCTATCACAGTTCACGATGGATAGTATGTGGTTTTATATGCTTGCATATATGCTTATGAATATAGGAGTATTTGCAATCATCCATGGATTAATCTTACAAAATGATAAGGAAAATATGACGATTTTTACAGGATTATACAAGCGATCTCCATTTACAGCTATAGTGATGACGATCTTTATTTTATCGTTAGCTGGGATACCTGGGACAGCTGGTTTTATCGGAAAAATTAACATCTTTTTAGGGGCACTTCATGTTGAACCTGCTCATTACGTATTAGCTTCTATTATGATGGGGACAACAGTTGTTTCATTTGTATATTACTTCCGGATATTACAGCAAATGTTTTTCCGCACTGGAGAGACAGAAGAGCGGCTTCGGTTACCGTTAAATATAAAGGTTGTCATGAGTCTTTGTGCAATTTCGATTGTAATACTAGGGATTATGCCGATGATTGGTTACAATTTCTTTTATGAATATTTTCCACTAATGAAGGATTTCTTCTTCTTGGGGAACGTGGTACAATAG
- a CDS encoding NADH-quinone oxidoreductase subunit M translates to MNGLLLTFFIFSPLLGILLLLLTPKRESRTVQALGLFGTALPFGIAIVLACTYASGKSLSIFDEKVKWIKFGDFAAVDKRWFSIYYEIGIDGLSLVMMALTALLAMLAAIAAFSIKRNLKAFYMLLLMLEIGMLGVFAAQNLMLFFIFFEITLPPMFLLIGKWGKLSSEKAAYSYLIYNGIGSAILLIVFSVLFAKTGTTNITELKEILTSVGAGGGMAVSSSLQFGLFLAIMIAFAIKLPVFPLHRWMVNVHIEAHPAVVMLHAGVLLKIGAYGIIRFGKGLFPEYFRDFATLIAILGVINLLYGAFLALIQTDFRKVLAYSSISHMGIVLMGLAALNAPGIQGALFQVVSHGLIAALLFFLLGMIEERFGTSDITALGGLAKSVPVLSGFFLAGGMASLGMPGMSGFISEFLAFLGLFQGKPVIAAVGVLGIILTAVYVLRATLQVTFGKKEWEAKSDIHGWEYVPVILLIVCIIAIGVMPELLGDPLQNTLKTLGVK, encoded by the coding sequence GTGAATGGATTACTATTAACGTTCTTCATTTTTTCCCCACTTTTAGGAATTCTCTTGCTTTTATTAACGCCGAAACGAGAATCGCGTACAGTGCAGGCGCTTGGTTTATTCGGAACGGCGCTTCCATTTGGAATTGCTATCGTCCTCGCTTGTACATACGCTTCAGGAAAGAGTTTATCGATATTTGATGAAAAAGTGAAATGGATTAAATTTGGGGATTTTGCAGCGGTAGATAAGAGATGGTTTTCCATTTATTACGAGATTGGTATTGATGGTTTATCGCTTGTAATGATGGCGCTGACGGCCCTTCTAGCGATGCTCGCAGCAATTGCGGCATTTTCCATTAAAAGAAATTTGAAAGCATTCTACATGCTATTACTCATGCTAGAAATAGGGATGCTCGGTGTCTTCGCTGCTCAAAATTTAATGCTGTTCTTCATCTTCTTTGAAATTACTTTGCCACCAATGTTTTTATTAATTGGCAAGTGGGGGAAATTGTCGAGTGAAAAGGCTGCATATAGTTATTTAATATATAACGGTATCGGATCAGCTATTTTACTTATCGTTTTCTCGGTTTTATTTGCGAAAACAGGTACAACAAATATTACGGAGCTTAAAGAAATATTAACGAGTGTAGGTGCTGGGGGAGGAATGGCTGTCTCAAGTAGCTTACAGTTCGGCTTGTTTCTTGCCATAATGATTGCCTTTGCGATTAAGCTTCCTGTTTTCCCTTTGCATCGCTGGATGGTCAATGTACACATAGAAGCGCATCCTGCTGTAGTTATGCTTCATGCGGGAGTTTTACTGAAAATTGGAGCATACGGTATTATTCGCTTCGGGAAAGGATTATTTCCAGAATATTTTCGTGATTTTGCAACGCTAATTGCGATTTTAGGAGTCATTAATTTATTGTACGGGGCCTTTCTAGCACTCATCCAAACGGACTTTAGAAAGGTGCTTGCTTACTCTAGTATTTCGCATATGGGCATTGTGTTAATGGGGCTTGCGGCGTTAAATGCACCAGGTATACAAGGGGCACTGTTCCAGGTTGTGTCTCACGGTTTAATTGCGGCATTGCTCTTCTTCTTACTTGGCATGATTGAAGAGCGTTTTGGGACTTCAGATATTACAGCGCTTGGTGGACTCGCAAAAAGTGTGCCTGTGCTTAGCGGCTTCTTCCTAGCGGGAGGTATGGCATCGCTTGGAATGCCAGGGATGTCTGGATTTATTAGCGAATTCCTTGCTTTTCTCGGTTTATTTCAAGGGAAACCAGTTATAGCTGCCGTAGGTGTACTTGGAATTATTTTAACCGCTGTATACGTATTAAGAGCGACACTTCAAGTGACATTTGGTAAGAAAGAATGGGAAGCGAAATCTGATATACATGGGTGGGAGTATGTTCCTGTTATATTACTTATCGTTTGTATTATCGCAATTGGAGTAATGCCAGAACTACTAGGGGATCCGCTTCAAAATACGCTGAAAACATTGGGGGTGAAGTAG